The DNA window GAACTGGCCGACGAGGTCGGTTTCGACGAGGTGACCGTTTCGGCGCTCGCGAGGCGGTTCGACGTCAAGGTGGCGAGCCTGTACTCACACCTGAAGGGTTCGCAGGACCTCAAGGTCAGGATCGCGTTGTTCGCGCTGGCGGAACTGGCCGATCTCGCGGCGGACGCGGTGGCCGGACGGGCGGGGCGGGACGCGCTCGTGGCGTTCGCCAACGTCTACCGGGACTACGCCACGGACCATCCCGGCCGGTACGCGGCCGCTCGATTCCCGCTCGACGCGGAAACGGCGGCGGCCAG is part of the Amycolatopsis sp. CA-230715 genome and encodes:
- a CDS encoding TetR/AcrR family transcriptional regulator; its protein translation is MARAGLTAERLTRAGAELADEVGFDEVTVSALARRFDVKVASLYSHLKGSQDLKVRIALFALAELADLAADAVAGRAGRDALVAFANVYRDYATDHPGRYAAARFPLDAETAAASAGVRHAQLNRALLRAYGLAEPDQTHAVRLLGSVFHGYVSLELGGGFSHSSPGSQESWERILDVLDGLLRNWPAQPENQ